A genomic stretch from Glaciecola nitratireducens FR1064 includes:
- the pspB gene encoding envelope stress response membrane protein PspB produces MDELLVIFTGVPLILFTLFVAPIWLILHYRSKKQVSQGLSEEEFATLKKLAETAEVMSDRIQTLESILDEEAPKWRERA; encoded by the coding sequence GTGGACGAGTTATTAGTTATATTTACAGGCGTTCCGTTAATTTTATTCACATTATTTGTCGCACCTATCTGGCTAATTCTGCATTACCGCAGTAAAAAACAAGTTAGTCAGGGGCTGTCAGAGGAAGAATTTGCAACTTTAAAGAAATTAGCCGAAACCGCTGAAGTAATGTCAGATCGCATTCAAACCTTAGAAAGTATTTTGGATGAAGAAGCACCGAAATGGAGGGAAAGAGCATGA
- the pspA gene encoding phage shock protein PspA: protein MGIFSRFTDIINSNINALLDKAEDPEKMVRLIIQEMEDTLVEVRSASAKTIANKKDVSNQVNRLSNEVAEWQDKAELALSKDREDLARAALHEKQKTLETANSLKHELSLIESELAKLQSETGQLQEKLADAKTRQKTILMRQKTVSSRLEVKRRLDSNTVDNAMGRFEQFERKIDDLESQVEAYDVGKKTLKDEFAELEAGGKIDNELAALKKRMQADTEKPAAKAKKA from the coding sequence ATGGGTATCTTTTCACGTTTCACAGATATTATAAACTCAAACATTAATGCGTTGCTAGACAAGGCTGAAGACCCTGAAAAAATGGTTCGCTTAATTATTCAGGAAATGGAAGACACCTTGGTCGAAGTGCGTTCAGCTTCAGCGAAGACCATTGCTAACAAGAAAGATGTAAGCAATCAAGTAAATCGCTTAAGTAACGAAGTTGCCGAATGGCAGGATAAAGCGGAACTTGCTTTAAGCAAAGATCGTGAAGACCTAGCAAGAGCAGCGTTGCACGAAAAACAAAAGACTTTAGAAACTGCTAACTCATTAAAGCATGAGCTTAGTTTGATTGAGAGCGAGTTGGCCAAACTACAAAGCGAAACAGGGCAATTACAAGAGAAGCTAGCTGATGCTAAAACTCGTCAAAAAACGATTTTGATGCGCCAGAAAACAGTTAGTTCAAGACTTGAAGTAAAGAGACGTCTTGATAGCAACACTGTTGATAACGCAATGGGCAGGTTCGAACAGTTCGAGCGTAAAATTGACGACCTAGAATCTCAAGTGGAAGCTTATGATGTTGGTAAGAAAACGCTTAAAGATGAATTCGCTGAATTAGAAGCGGGTGGTAAAATTGATAATGAGTTGGCAGCATTGAAGAAAAGAATGCAGGCCGATACTGAGAAACCAGCAGCCAAGGCAAAGAAAGCTTAA